In Candidatus Afararchaeum irisae, the genomic window ACGAGATAAGTCTCACGTCGGTCTATGTCAAGGAAGGATGGAACGACGGCGTCGAGGGAAGCGTCAACTGGAACAGCACCGTGACTGTCGACGGTAACGGGTCACCACGTGAGGAGAACGCCGAGACACATGAAGAGGGTCTCGACAGCTTCACTTAACCGGTTTCTAGTCACATACCAAACAAGTTATACTCGCCATTCCACTATCCCCCAGTAATGAAGAGGCGTAACCTTCTCAAGCTTCTCGGAACTACTGCGGTAGCCTCGACAGCGGGCTGTACTAGTGTGATGGGGGGATCGTCGGGCAGTCAGACGTATCTCGACAAGCGCGAGAGTCAGAGGGCGAAGAGCGAGGCTCTGTCGTATCCCGCATATGGGGAGAAGCTACCGAAGGCGACTCTTACCGACCCCATAACAGGCGACGAGTACACGACGACGAAGGTCAATAATAACATACTGATGACCTTCTTCTATTCTCACTGTAACACGATCTGTCCACGTCTCATATCGACACTCAGCAACGTACAGGCAGACTCGATCAAGAACGACTACACCGACGAAGTCGTCTTTCTCCCTATAACCTTCGATCCCAAACGTGACACAGCCGACAGGCTCATAGAGTACGCCGACCAGATGAACATAAACCTCGACGTCGGAAACTGGCACTTCCTCAGACCTAAGTCCGTGAAGAGAGCAAAGGAAGTGGTCGCTGAGAAGTACGGTGTCGGCTTCCAGAAGGAGTCGGATGTCGGAACCCAGTATATGTTCACCCATCTAGGACTCATAATACTCGCCAATCCCAAGGGCTACGTTGAGAGGGCATGGACTATGACGACGACCTCGGGACCGTCGTGGCAGGAGGTACGTGACGCTCTCAAGAAGATCCGTAAGGCTGAGTCACAGGGGTAACAGATGAACCTATCACGTCGAGAGATTATTGCGGCTCTGGGTGGAACGGGTCTCACCGCTTTCGGGGCGTGGGTGGGTCTGACACGTCCCTTCTCAGACGACGGCTTCGAACCCGTTAAGATAGATACACTCGAAGCAAGCGGGAGCCAGCCAGGGACTATGACCGTCCCCGTCGAGGGGGAGGTGACCGTAGTAGACATATTCTCTACGACGTGTGCGCCGTGTGTTGACCAGATGGACTCGCTCGGAGCCGTCGAGTCACGTCTCGGAGATGAAGCCGTCTTCGTCTCTGTCACAAATCAGCTAGTCGGAGAGGAACTCTCGGTCACGAGGGACGACATACGTGACTGGTGGAACCGGAACGGCGGAGACTGGACGGTCGGCTTCGACGACGACGGAAAGCTCACGAGAGCCGTGAGTGCGACGGGAATGCCGTATCTCGTTATAGTCGACACCGACGGCGAGGTTGCGTGGAGCCACGCCGGAGTCGTCGGCGAGGAGAAGCTCACACGCGAGATCCGTGACGTTTTAGATGGTGGGTGAGAAATATACAGCAATGAGCGAGACGCGTAGCACGATAGAGGACTACATAAGGAGCAACCCGGGAGTCTACTTCAACCAGATAGTCAGGTCTCTCGACCCCGCTCCGGGACAGGTTCAGTACCATCTCCGGCGTCTCGAAGAGGGTAAAGACATAGTCGAACAGAGTCTCTACGGACACACACATTACTAGCCCGAGACCTACGGCGACTGGGAGAGGAACGCGCTCGCTCTCTTCCGGCGTGAGACCTCGCGCGAGATACTCATCCATCTCATAGACGAGAACGGCGCGAAGCCGTCGGAGATGACCGACGATCTCGGCATACCGAGGAGCACGCTTGAGTGGCATCTCGACCATCTTATCGAACAGGAGATAGTCGAGAAGGAGCGTGACATGGGAGGAAGGGTCAACGTCGTCCTCACTAAGCCTGAGAGGACGCGTGACCTCCTCGAAATAGTCTCTCCGTCTCTCCCCGACAAGCTCATCGACCGTTTCATACGTCTCTTCGACCAGCTCTAGTTTTAGACGTACATACCAGAACGCAGTTTATTCTGAGAGGGTTACACAGAGTATAGAACAGAACATGGATCGGCGCGGTAGTCGTAGTCACAGTCGAGACAACGCGAGAGGCATAAGAAGACGTGAGTTCCTCAAGTCGGCAGTCGCGATAGGAGGAGCCTCGGCGCTCGCGGCGTGTATGGGACGTTCCGACGACAGTATACCACGCGGTGGGACGTCTAAGCTACCCGAGAGACAGCACGCGTGGAACGACTACCTCAGACACGACGACCACGGAAACCCACTGAACCCCCGCCACCACGTCCTCGTCTTCCTCGACTACTCCGGAGATGTCCCGTCAGAAGAAGACCGCGACTCGGTCGAAGAGTCCCTCAGCGACCTCGAAGAAGCCTTCGCGTGGGGAAGCGACGGTCTCCTCTTCACAGTCGGCTACTCGCCCTACTACTTCGAGAGGTTCGACGCCGATACACCGACATCGATAGAGCTTCCGAAGCCCGAGCCTCTCGCCGACT contains:
- a CDS encoding TlpA disulfide reductase family protein, with the translated sequence MNLSRREIIAALGGTGLTAFGAWVGLTRPFSDDGFEPVKIDTLEASGSQPGTMTVPVEGEVTVVDIFSTTCAPCVDQMDSLGAVESRLGDEAVFVSVTNQLVGEELSVTRDDIRDWWNRNGGDWTVGFDDDGKLTRAVSATGMPYLVIVDTDGEVAWSHAGVVGEEKLTREIRDVLDGG
- a CDS encoding SCO family protein codes for the protein MKRRNLLKLLGTTAVASTAGCTSVMGGSSGSQTYLDKRESQRAKSEALSYPAYGEKLPKATLTDPITGDEYTTTKVNNNILMTFFYSHCNTICPRLISTLSNVQADSIKNDYTDEVVFLPITFDPKRDTADRLIEYADQMNINLDVGNWHFLRPKSVKRAKEVVAEKYGVGFQKESDVGTQYMFTHLGLIILANPKGYVERAWTMTTTSGPSWQEVRDALKKIRKAESQG